In the Pyrolobus fumarii 1A genome, one interval contains:
- a CDS encoding BMP family ABC transporter substrate-binding protein: protein MTDPGRRKTLAILGGIGAAIAAGYLLGRLGGGTPSPTTTSTVREALETAVEKAGLEPLKAFWVYVGPVGDMGWSYEHDQGRKYVEEVLGKKLVETGYVEQVPEDRVGQVIDDAVAKGNKLIFTTSFGYMDPTNRKAGQYPDVLFGHCSGYKRLYPNVVTYFAEAYQAYYLNGILAGAMTKTGKVGYVAAHFIPEVIRHINAFALGVREGAKLVGRNPNEVKVIVRGPLGAWFAPDKARAEAEVLISQGVDVIAFTEDSTAIVTTIAEYYTQGKRVYTFSHYSDMRRILEGDARNAVLAGQIVDWGPLYLELVIRAILARLVNPEKPGNTDIWSDFPPATPRDYWWDMRMGVFDIAPPRESRAAYVKKCGRIPDVYDERNELKEYMGCLREVEEEIIREYISKDVPEEVLEYVLKRRREILDGSWDPFTGPIRDSTGRVRIPEGMRASHDQLWNMDWFVEGVVKA from the coding sequence GTGACAGACCCTGGCAGGAGGAAGACTCTTGCAATCCTAGGCGGTATCGGTGCAGCGATTGCAGCCGGCTACCTTCTGGGTAGGCTTGGCGGCGGTACACCCTCACCAACAACTACAAGCACCGTCAGAGAGGCGCTCGAGACTGCAGTCGAGAAAGCCGGTCTAGAGCCTCTCAAGGCGTTCTGGGTGTATGTCGGCCCCGTTGGTGACATGGGGTGGAGTTACGAGCACGACCAGGGTAGGAAGTATGTCGAGGAGGTGCTCGGCAAGAAGCTTGTTGAGACGGGCTACGTGGAGCAGGTGCCCGAGGACCGTGTAGGCCAGGTTATCGACGACGCCGTTGCTAAGGGTAACAAGCTCATCTTTACGACCAGTTTCGGGTACATGGATCCAACTAACAGGAAGGCTGGCCAGTACCCGGATGTCCTCTTCGGCCACTGTTCTGGGTACAAGAGGCTATACCCGAATGTTGTGACATACTTCGCTGAAGCGTATCAAGCGTACTACCTGAACGGTATACTGGCAGGCGCGATGACCAAGACGGGTAAGGTGGGTTACGTAGCTGCGCACTTCATACCAGAGGTTATCCGTCACATTAATGCATTCGCCTTGGGCGTTCGTGAGGGTGCGAAGCTTGTAGGCAGGAACCCCAATGAGGTCAAGGTGATAGTGCGTGGTCCTCTGGGTGCCTGGTTCGCCCCTGACAAGGCCAGGGCTGAAGCCGAGGTCCTCATAAGCCAGGGTGTTGACGTGATAGCGTTCACCGAGGACTCGACAGCCATAGTTACAACCATAGCTGAGTACTACACGCAGGGTAAGAGAGTCTACACCTTCAGCCACTACAGCGACATGAGGAGGATACTGGAGGGTGATGCCCGTAACGCGGTGCTAGCGGGCCAGATCGTAGACTGGGGTCCGCTATACCTAGAGCTAGTGATACGCGCTATTCTTGCCCGTCTCGTGAACCCCGAGAAGCCGGGCAACACTGACATCTGGAGCGACTTCCCACCAGCGACACCGAGAGACTACTGGTGGGACATGAGGATGGGCGTCTTCGACATAGCGCCGCCCAGAGAGTCTCGCGCCGCCTATGTCAAGAAGTGTGGACGCATACCGGACGTCTACGACGAGCGTAACGAGCTGAAAGAGTACATGGGCTGCCTACGCGAGGTTGAGGAGGAGATCATACGCGAATACATAAGCAAGGATGTGCCAGAGGAGGTGCTAGAGTACGTACTGAAGAGGAGGCGTGAGATACTCGACGGCAGCTGGGACCCATTCACCGGGCCAATACGTGACTCCACTGGCCGCGTGAGGATACCGGAGGGGATGAGAGCAAGCCACGACCAGCTGTGGAACATGGACTGGTTCGTTGAGGGGGTTGTGAAGGCGTAA
- a CDS encoding ABC transporter ATP-binding protein — MRCTPLLETRGLSKTYPGGVRALQNVDFTLCEGEVHALLGENGAGKSTLAQTLYGLIYPDEGVIKLRGRPVSILSPRDALRSGILYIPQYPEFPHGVSLREVVKLYADARGRAVTTSDVEEVAGSFGWRLDFNADAGSLPLVDRQRFMLALGIALGVEVLILDEPTSFLSGVEVEKLLESIKKLKSLGVSMVYVTHRIREVYEVADRVTVLRRGRVVTTIDEPRSVPEDVLVSYVVGEKVEFRVERKRGASGSQALEVSDLVVRDEYGVLKVKGVDLSVARGEIVAIVGIEGMGQRELLEAIVGLRRRERGIVKVDGVVVENVAGFRKAGGRYVPGDRLEALAPDMNIVENVTVPIHAASTVVRWGIIDTKRAVNMALGIVKRFGVVARSVWDKVGSLSGGNQQKLLLGREMGIGDPVIVVMHNPTAGLDVASSAALLDKIAKLADRGVGVLFATPVVDEALAVADRILVFRDGRVAGEYSAEASRLEIVRAILA; from the coding sequence ATGAGGTGCACCCCTCTACTCGAGACCCGCGGTTTGTCGAAGACCTATCCTGGAGGCGTACGAGCCCTACAAAACGTAGATTTTACACTTTGCGAGGGGGAGGTTCACGCGCTTCTCGGGGAAAACGGTGCAGGTAAGTCAACGCTAGCGCAGACTCTCTATGGTCTGATCTACCCGGACGAAGGCGTCATAAAACTAAGAGGAAGACCGGTATCAATACTTTCGCCGCGAGACGCTCTCCGTAGTGGCATATTGTATATCCCACAGTATCCTGAATTCCCGCATGGTGTTTCACTTAGAGAGGTTGTAAAGCTGTATGCTGATGCTCGTGGGCGCGCAGTTACGACGAGCGATGTTGAGGAGGTAGCGGGGTCATTCGGCTGGCGACTAGACTTTAACGCTGATGCCGGTAGCCTACCACTTGTAGATAGACAACGTTTCATGCTTGCACTTGGCATAGCGCTTGGCGTTGAGGTTCTGATACTCGATGAGCCGACTTCCTTCCTCTCTGGTGTTGAAGTTGAGAAGCTGCTAGAATCAATAAAGAAGTTGAAGAGCCTCGGGGTAAGCATGGTGTACGTTACTCACAGGATACGTGAGGTATACGAGGTTGCTGATAGGGTTACAGTGCTCAGACGTGGTCGTGTAGTTACAACGATTGACGAGCCTCGAAGCGTGCCCGAAGATGTGCTGGTATCCTATGTTGTTGGAGAGAAGGTAGAGTTTCGTGTTGAGCGTAAGCGAGGCGCAAGTGGTAGTCAGGCACTGGAGGTTAGCGATCTTGTGGTGCGTGACGAGTATGGTGTGTTGAAGGTCAAGGGCGTTGATCTTAGTGTAGCGCGTGGCGAGATTGTTGCGATTGTTGGTATTGAGGGTATGGGTCAACGGGAGCTTCTAGAGGCTATAGTTGGTCTAAGGAGGCGCGAGAGAGGCATCGTTAAGGTTGATGGTGTTGTTGTCGAGAATGTGGCTGGCTTTAGGAAGGCAGGTGGAAGGTATGTACCAGGAGATCGTCTCGAAGCTTTGGCTCCTGACATGAATATTGTTGAGAATGTGACTGTGCCTATACATGCAGCGAGTACTGTGGTGCGATGGGGCATCATTGATACTAAACGTGCAGTCAATATGGCCTTGGGTATCGTGAAGCGCTTTGGTGTTGTGGCGCGTAGCGTATGGGACAAGGTTGGGTCTCTGAGTGGTGGTAATCAACAGAAGTTGTTGCTTGGGAGAGAGATGGGTATAGGCGATCCGGTTATAGTCGTAATGCATAACCCTACGGCTGGTCTAGATGTAGCTTCGAGTGCGGCACTCCTCGATAAGATAGCTAAGCTTGCTGACCGTGGCGTTGGGGTGTTATTCGCAACACCTGTGGTTGATGAGGCTCTCGCAGTTGCTGATAGAATTCTTGTCTTCCGGGATGGGCGTGTTGCCGGGGAGTATAGCGCGGAGGCGTCGCGGCTTGAGATCGTCAGGGCTATTCTCGCTTAA
- the hypF gene encoding carbamoyltransferase HypF, protein MGRASLRLLISGIVQGVGFRPFVYRVALLSGVAGYVRNLGGSEVEIRVEGSWGQLRAFLRLFAEKLPPPARIEDLEIIVERWEGIRGFRILPSSREARRRSMIPPDFAVCRDCLSEVLNPHDRRYRYPFNSCAYCGPRFSMMYTVPYDRENTAMRDFPLCTGCEREYRDPWNERRFHAQGISCPKCGPRVWLETIDGEVVETRDPIREAARIIDEGGIVAVKGIGGFHIAALASDDDVVLELRKRKKRPTKPFALMALDSDAAEKLVYLDREARRVLESPEAPILLLPRREDAPVSKYVAPGLDTLGVMIAYSPLHYLLLSETRDKFLIMTSGNVHGKPMCTSIECVREKLKGIVDYVLNHNRVIVNRVDDSVARFTAGRLVLIRRGRGYAPTWIRLGFRLPREVVAFGAELQNAGAVAFEDKVVLTQYIGDTDDYDTLMELEKYLKWFVEQYSIDVSKAVLVADLHPRYNSRRLAEEWASRTGAELILVQHHHAHVASVIAERRMKPGVRRVGIAIDGVGYGLDGSIWGGEVIVTDLASFERVGHLEPQPLPGGDRATEYPARIAIAILTKLMGVDEAVEMAVKLGLVRGLPYGESEARVAAIQAARGNAPLSSSMGRILDAFAALLGVCYHRGYEGEPAIRLEAYGRRGKLLDDVFAPIRGNMVDTTRLFKMVLEALMEGVDRRSLAYTVMWRLGEALAELALRALNNAEDGENVYMAGGAAVNDVIARAVEARLSEEGVKLVLPRKVPAGDGGIALGQVAVAASMLGTS, encoded by the coding sequence ATGGGAAGGGCTTCACTAAGGCTCCTCATCTCGGGTATAGTACAGGGTGTGGGCTTCCGCCCATTCGTATACCGGGTTGCACTCCTTTCCGGCGTAGCGGGTTACGTTAGGAACCTTGGCGGCTCCGAGGTAGAGATTAGGGTTGAGGGTAGTTGGGGGCAGCTACGTGCCTTCTTGCGCCTCTTTGCCGAGAAGCTCCCCCCGCCGGCCAGGATAGAAGACCTGGAGATCATAGTCGAGCGCTGGGAGGGCATCCGGGGTTTTCGGATTCTACCATCAAGCCGCGAGGCTAGAAGAAGAAGCATGATACCTCCTGACTTCGCGGTGTGTAGAGACTGTCTTAGCGAGGTTCTAAACCCTCACGACCGTAGGTACCGTTACCCCTTCAATAGCTGTGCGTATTGTGGCCCCCGATTCTCGATGATGTACACGGTACCCTATGACCGTGAGAATACTGCGATGCGAGACTTTCCCCTCTGTACGGGATGCGAGAGAGAGTATCGCGACCCGTGGAACGAGAGGAGGTTCCATGCACAAGGGATAAGCTGTCCAAAATGCGGGCCTCGTGTATGGCTCGAAACGATTGATGGAGAGGTCGTGGAGACTCGCGATCCGATTAGGGAAGCTGCTCGAATCATCGATGAAGGCGGTATAGTGGCCGTTAAGGGCATAGGAGGTTTTCATATAGCGGCGCTTGCATCCGATGACGATGTTGTTCTAGAACTCCGCAAGAGGAAGAAGAGGCCAACGAAACCCTTTGCACTCATGGCTCTAGATAGTGACGCCGCTGAGAAGCTAGTATACCTCGATAGGGAAGCTAGACGTGTCCTAGAGTCGCCAGAGGCGCCAATCCTACTCCTACCTAGACGCGAAGACGCACCAGTGTCCAAGTATGTCGCGCCCGGCCTAGACACGCTGGGTGTAATGATCGCCTACTCTCCTCTACACTACCTCCTCTTATCCGAGACACGCGACAAGTTCCTCATAATGACAAGCGGGAATGTGCACGGTAAACCGATGTGCACGAGCATAGAGTGTGTCCGCGAGAAACTCAAGGGTATCGTGGATTACGTGCTCAACCATAATCGCGTTATAGTCAATCGCGTCGATGACAGTGTTGCCAGGTTTACTGCCGGAAGACTAGTCCTGATAAGACGTGGTAGGGGCTACGCGCCAACCTGGATAAGACTCGGTTTCCGCCTACCACGCGAGGTAGTGGCGTTCGGGGCTGAACTGCAGAACGCGGGGGCAGTTGCATTTGAGGATAAGGTCGTACTGACACAGTACATAGGCGACACCGACGACTATGATACCCTCATGGAGCTCGAGAAGTACCTTAAGTGGTTTGTAGAGCAGTACTCGATTGACGTCTCCAAAGCTGTTCTCGTCGCCGACCTCCACCCCAGGTATAACTCGAGGAGGCTCGCGGAGGAATGGGCTTCGAGAACCGGAGCCGAGCTCATACTAGTGCAGCATCATCATGCACATGTTGCATCGGTCATAGCCGAGAGGAGGATGAAACCTGGCGTGAGGCGTGTCGGTATAGCGATTGACGGTGTTGGCTACGGGCTGGATGGTAGCATATGGGGCGGCGAGGTGATAGTCACCGATCTTGCTAGCTTCGAGCGTGTTGGTCATCTTGAGCCACAGCCATTGCCGGGTGGGGACCGTGCAACGGAGTACCCGGCTAGGATAGCTATTGCGATATTAACCAAACTGATGGGTGTAGACGAGGCTGTCGAGATGGCTGTTAAGCTCGGGTTGGTTCGTGGGCTGCCCTATGGTGAGAGTGAGGCGCGTGTAGCGGCTATACAAGCTGCTCGTGGCAACGCGCCTCTCTCTTCAAGCATGGGTAGGATACTGGACGCCTTTGCAGCGTTACTTGGTGTCTGCTACCATCGTGGGTATGAGGGTGAACCCGCTATACGTCTCGAGGCTTACGGGAGAAGGGGTAAACTTCTCGATGATGTATTCGCGCCTATAAGAGGCAACATGGTTGACACTACGAGGCTGTTTAAGATGGTGCTTGAGGCTCTAATGGAGGGTGTGGATAGGCGAAGTCTCGCGTATACGGTCATGTGGAGGCTGGGTGAGGCTCTAGCGGAGCTAGCGCTCCGCGCGTTAAACAACGCAGAGGATGGTGAAAACGTGTACATGGCTGGTGGTGCGGCAGTCAACGATGTTATAGCGAGGGCTGTAGAGGCGCGCCTCTCGGAGGAGGGCGTTAAGCTGGTCTTGCCGCGGAAGGTGCCTGCGGGCGATGGTGGTATAGCGCTCGGGCAGGTGGCAGTAGCGGCCTCCATGCTTGGCACAAGCTGA
- a CDS encoding H/ACA ribonucleoprotein complex subunit GAR1, with amino-acid sequence MRKLGVVLHATRNGYIVVKPEDTKQLPPLGIPVYDRELRKKYGTILDVIGPVDNPLIVVKPESKEILKTVKSGEELYYVPPRPPRRRKRRGGGRPSGRRGKGGRRAPGGAGERRRGGKG; translated from the coding sequence GTGCGCAAGCTAGGTGTGGTGCTGCACGCAACCAGGAATGGCTACATAGTGGTAAAGCCAGAGGATACTAAGCAGTTGCCACCGCTCGGCATACCAGTATACGATAGAGAGCTGCGCAAGAAGTACGGGACGATACTGGATGTGATAGGGCCGGTGGACAACCCGCTGATAGTAGTGAAGCCGGAGAGCAAGGAGATACTCAAGACTGTGAAGAGCGGCGAGGAGCTGTACTACGTGCCCCCGAGGCCCCCGCGCAGGAGGAAGAGGAGGGGAGGCGGGAGGCCCTCGGGGAGGAGGGGGAAGGGTGGTCGTCGCGCCCCTGGCGGGGCGGGAGAACGTCGTAGAGGTGGCAAAGGGTGA
- a CDS encoding ABC transporter permease: protein MLPFIYAGVDPFPVIGRYLSLWVSDTGWASRSSFEIARYTTAMLLTGLAGVIAFRSKVWNIGLEGYMILGAIGTAAAAYAGLHWALQVVASMLFGVLWALPVALLLVTGVSEIVSSMMMYYVSLYMLQYVVYKVWPSRYGLFPKTPEWGVSQPIVAGFPLMLVVGILLCFVVNYLYHRTMFGVVARLVGSNEKAARTAGYSPRLVRVVVLLLSSGLAGLAGFHVASLRGYLSMGYASLGYGFAGITVAFIAGLNPLAVPISALFVALLYHFGSFASDVIPGGYAAYFYYVQGVLLLVVLAARTIPSYRIIVRVEKRHG from the coding sequence TTGCTGCCCTTTATCTACGCGGGTGTTGACCCGTTCCCGGTTATTGGGAGGTATCTCAGCCTCTGGGTTAGCGATACAGGATGGGCTTCCAGATCTTCATTTGAAATAGCGCGTTATACAACGGCGATGTTGTTGACTGGCTTAGCGGGCGTTATTGCGTTTCGCAGCAAGGTCTGGAATATTGGTCTTGAAGGTTATATGATACTTGGTGCTATTGGTACGGCTGCTGCTGCCTATGCGGGCTTACACTGGGCGTTACAAGTGGTAGCTTCAATGTTGTTTGGCGTGTTATGGGCCTTGCCCGTGGCGCTACTATTGGTCACGGGTGTTAGCGAGATAGTATCGTCCATGATGATGTACTATGTGTCGCTCTACATGCTGCAGTATGTTGTCTACAAGGTGTGGCCTAGCAGGTATGGTTTGTTCCCTAAGACGCCGGAGTGGGGTGTATCGCAGCCGATTGTAGCGGGGTTCCCGCTAATGCTAGTGGTTGGCATACTCCTGTGCTTCGTGGTTAACTACCTCTATCATCGTACGATGTTTGGTGTTGTTGCGAGGCTTGTAGGGTCTAACGAGAAGGCTGCAAGAACAGCTGGTTATAGTCCGCGTCTAGTGCGTGTAGTGGTACTTCTCTTGTCAAGCGGTCTTGCCGGTTTGGCAGGATTTCATGTTGCCTCTCTTAGAGGCTATCTTAGCATGGGGTATGCGAGCTTAGGCTACGGCTTTGCTGGTATAACAGTCGCGTTCATAGCTGGCCTAAATCCTCTTGCAGTGCCTATATCCGCCTTGTTCGTGGCGCTGTTGTACCACTTTGGTAGTTTTGCGAGTGATGTTATCCCTGGCGGTTACGCAGCATACTTCTACTATGTGCAAGGTGTGCTTCTCCTGGTTGTATTGGCGGCCAGGACTATACCCTCTTACCGTATAATCGTGCGGGTGGAGAAAC
- a CDS encoding MoaD/ThiS family protein — translation MPRVRVRILGGEVKEVEVDNGARVADVLRAAELLSTEYVVTKNGRVVAEDELVTDGDELVLYPVVSGG, via the coding sequence TTGCCTCGTGTCAGGGTCCGTATACTCGGCGGCGAAGTGAAGGAGGTAGAGGTTGATAATGGCGCTCGAGTAGCGGATGTGCTTCGTGCGGCGGAGCTGCTCTCGACGGAGTATGTCGTCACCAAGAATGGGAGGGTTGTGGCTGAGGATGAGCTTGTAACTGATGGCGACGAGCTTGTGCTCTACCCGGTGGTGTCGGGTGGCTAA
- a CDS encoding transcription initiation factor IIB — MNVGEVGALGQCPVCGAPLMRSPEGYLVCSHGHVIDDQPLDSGPEWRAFNAEEHITRSRVGAPLTERFHDRGVYTVMQPTRDPRFRKLAALQARLRVEKHESEVEAFQELNEVAGILGVPSHVIDTAAVLLRKALSKKVMRRVGGKRLREWMAAIIVAAARIAGGPSLSIREAAERLGLDAARVARAYRELVMSLGVHVKPPDPAQTVPKLTEKLGLNPAVEILAARLLNALRQRGLTQGKPPLGLAAAAVYLSSILLDQKRNQMDIAKAAGITDATIRNRYKDIVNNLFIEVDL; from the coding sequence GTGAATGTGGGAGAGGTCGGTGCACTCGGTCAATGTCCCGTGTGTGGCGCACCTCTAATGAGGTCCCCCGAAGGCTACTTAGTGTGTAGCCATGGCCATGTTATTGATGATCAACCCCTCGACTCTGGCCCCGAGTGGAGAGCTTTCAACGCAGAGGAGCACATCACCAGGAGTAGAGTCGGTGCACCACTAACAGAGAGGTTCCACGACCGCGGCGTCTATACCGTTATGCAACCCACAAGAGACCCAAGGTTCCGTAAGCTAGCCGCGCTCCAAGCCAGGTTGAGGGTAGAGAAGCACGAGAGTGAAGTAGAGGCTTTCCAGGAGCTTAACGAGGTTGCTGGTATACTTGGCGTGCCGAGCCACGTTATTGACACAGCGGCTGTGCTCCTGCGCAAAGCACTATCCAAGAAGGTGATGAGGAGGGTTGGTGGAAAGAGGCTAAGGGAGTGGATGGCGGCGATAATAGTGGCCGCCGCTCGTATAGCTGGCGGCCCGAGCCTATCGATACGCGAGGCGGCAGAGAGGCTTGGCCTGGATGCCGCTAGAGTGGCGCGAGCCTATAGGGAGCTAGTAATGAGCCTTGGCGTTCACGTTAAGCCTCCAGACCCTGCCCAGACGGTCCCCAAGCTCACCGAGAAACTTGGCCTCAACCCTGCTGTCGAGATACTCGCAGCTAGACTGCTTAACGCGCTACGCCAGCGCGGCTTGACGCAAGGCAAGCCGCCTCTAGGCCTCGCAGCCGCCGCGGTCTACCTATCGTCGATACTACTCGACCAGAAGAGGAACCAGATGGACATAGCCAAGGCAGCCGGGATAACCGATGCGACAATAAGGAACCGGTACAAGGACATCGTAAACAACCTCTTCATCGAGGTGGATCTTTGA
- a CDS encoding TIGR00269 family protein, producing MAKCSVCGRPAIYVMRASGMALCEKHFLEYFDRKVRRTIRRYRLFNPHDRIAVAVSGGKDSMSLLHYLLRLSRRAPGWKITALLVDEGIRGYREYTVERFLRFVEEHSVEYRIVRFKDEVGYTLDEIVKIGKERGLPYLPCTYCGVLRRYLMNKAAREMGATVVATGHNLDDIIQTYMMNVLSNSWDKIARLGPVSGPGQHPKFVRKVKPFYEVLEKETTIYAVLNGLYTGFEECPYARLGVRWQVRRMLNELEERTPGVKYSLLRSLQTAIEILEKCGKVSTSGEEEEGPYTCAICGEPSAHPICRACQLRLELGILKLSEERLQALPEAARRMAQEAMSKWSKGR from the coding sequence GTGGCTAAGTGCAGCGTCTGCGGCAGACCCGCGATATACGTGATGCGAGCGTCTGGTATGGCTCTGTGCGAGAAGCACTTTCTCGAGTACTTTGACCGGAAAGTGCGTAGGACTATACGACGCTATCGCCTCTTCAATCCTCATGATAGGATAGCGGTTGCAGTGTCCGGCGGCAAGGATTCAATGTCACTACTCCACTACCTACTCCGCCTATCACGACGCGCACCTGGATGGAAGATAACAGCGCTACTCGTAGACGAGGGTATACGCGGGTACCGTGAGTACACGGTAGAGAGGTTTCTCCGATTCGTCGAGGAGCACAGCGTTGAGTACCGTATAGTCCGGTTCAAGGATGAAGTGGGCTACACGCTTGACGAGATAGTGAAGATTGGTAAGGAGCGTGGCCTACCCTACCTGCCGTGCACATACTGTGGTGTCCTTCGCCGCTACCTTATGAACAAGGCCGCGAGAGAAATGGGTGCGACTGTAGTCGCGACAGGCCACAACCTTGACGACATAATACAGACTTACATGATGAACGTGCTTAGCAATAGTTGGGACAAGATTGCAAGGCTTGGCCCCGTCTCCGGGCCCGGCCAACACCCGAAGTTCGTTAGGAAGGTGAAGCCGTTCTACGAGGTTCTAGAGAAGGAGACTACCATCTATGCCGTGCTAAACGGGTTGTACACGGGGTTCGAGGAGTGCCCGTACGCTAGACTAGGTGTACGCTGGCAAGTGAGGAGAATGCTTAACGAGCTTGAGGAGCGGACACCCGGCGTCAAGTACTCTCTTCTCCGCAGCCTACAAACAGCGATAGAAATCCTGGAGAAGTGTGGCAAGGTGTCAACTAGCGGCGAGGAGGAAGAGGGGCCCTACACCTGTGCCATATGCGGCGAACCATCGGCACACCCAATTTGCAGAGCGTGCCAGCTTCGCTTGGAGCTCGGCATATTGAAGCTTAGCGAGGAGCGTCTACAAGCTCTACCCGAGGCCGCCAGACGCATGGCACAGGAAGCCATGAGTAAATGGTCTAAGGGCAGGTAG
- a CDS encoding double zinc ribbon domain-containing protein, with amino-acid sequence MSEELGTVPLATPTIDPEKLLDYIDKLDGVAFAVVSREGLPVYIRGQLEREQAEALAALGEEAFRRIEDSFGRLGSGRVTKLGLDMAQGRLYVSRLDGGVIIYQASPRLADLLAEVIERLKDNRPVKCGNCGHDVTLATYKCPRCNRTVPFVARECPHCGANIDVKRCPNCGSPLRSDGSIVKPPKEPVYIGYGASVLMFGIGGLALALGVPAAGVAAIAAGVMLALGTTIIVKRSI; translated from the coding sequence ATGAGCGAGGAACTCGGTACCGTACCCTTAGCGACGCCCACAATTGACCCGGAGAAGCTGCTAGACTATATCGACAAACTTGATGGTGTCGCCTTTGCTGTTGTGAGTAGGGAGGGTCTACCCGTATACATACGTGGCCAGCTGGAGAGGGAGCAGGCGGAGGCGCTGGCTGCACTCGGTGAGGAAGCATTCCGCCGCATTGAGGATAGCTTTGGGAGGCTGGGTAGCGGTAGGGTGACAAAACTAGGCCTCGACATGGCTCAGGGTAGGCTATACGTCTCCAGGCTTGACGGTGGCGTGATAATATACCAGGCGTCTCCGAGGCTCGCGGACCTCCTAGCCGAGGTCATAGAGAGGTTGAAGGACAATCGGCCAGTTAAATGCGGGAACTGCGGGCACGACGTTACGCTCGCCACGTATAAGTGTCCACGTTGTAACCGCACGGTGCCATTCGTGGCGCGCGAATGTCCACACTGCGGTGCCAACATAGATGTCAAGAGGTGCCCGAACTGCGGATCCCCGCTGCGTAGCGATGGCAGCATCGTAAAGCCTCCAAAAGAGCCGGTGTACATCGGCTATGGCGCGTCGGTGCTGATGTTCGGAATTGGTGGGCTAGCGTTAGCACTGGGCGTACCTGCGGCAGGTGTTGCCGCGATAGCTGCTGGGGTGATGCTGGCGCTAGGCACGACTATCATAGTCAAGCGGAGCATCTGA
- a CDS encoding radical SAM protein, protein MGKCLLCGREDNTISSVIGVCVECLRRRPNEALSRAMRVHSEWRSRAKLPLEPLRTGGIQCSFCVNRCVIGEGGYGYCGIVSNSGGRLVLRPGLYSEKLSMHAVVSWYLDPHPTNCVAAPVCPANTGAGYPRWTNTHGVERGMYNLAVFFAGCGLDCLYCQNWEHKTMLTRRETIVSSSRSVEELVEAAMDPSVTCVCFFGGDPTPHAPWVLRAARAIREEARRRGLVKRVCWETNGIANPAIMREMARLSLDTGGIVKIDVKAWTPSVYKALTGVDAAQRVRENVKLVAEMWLEAGKPEPPLLVTSLLLVPGYVDLEEVRGWAEYLASIDPDIPFILLAFHPDHLLRDLPPTSKEHAVKAARIAKEAGLRRVFIGNSWLLGEWYNVD, encoded by the coding sequence ATGGGCAAGTGCCTGCTCTGCGGGCGCGAGGATAACACCATCAGTAGTGTTATTGGCGTGTGCGTCGAGTGTCTGAGGCGTAGGCCCAACGAGGCGCTGAGTAGGGCTATGCGCGTGCACAGCGAGTGGAGAAGCCGGGCTAAGCTACCCCTGGAACCTCTACGTACCGGTGGGATCCAGTGCAGTTTCTGCGTCAATAGGTGCGTGATAGGCGAGGGAGGCTACGGGTACTGTGGTATCGTGTCCAACAGTGGAGGTAGACTTGTGCTTCGCCCCGGCCTGTACTCCGAGAAGCTATCCATGCATGCTGTTGTGAGTTGGTATCTCGACCCGCATCCGACAAACTGTGTTGCAGCGCCGGTATGCCCGGCTAACACTGGCGCCGGGTACCCCCGCTGGACGAACACACATGGCGTCGAGCGCGGCATGTACAACCTTGCAGTGTTCTTCGCTGGCTGTGGTCTTGATTGCCTCTACTGTCAGAACTGGGAGCATAAAACGATGCTAACGAGGAGAGAAACCATAGTCTCCAGCTCCAGGAGCGTAGAGGAGCTAGTAGAGGCTGCAATGGACCCAAGTGTAACATGCGTCTGTTTCTTCGGGGGTGACCCGACGCCGCACGCACCGTGGGTGCTAAGGGCAGCGAGAGCGATTCGTGAAGAAGCTAGGAGGAGAGGCCTCGTTAAGCGGGTATGCTGGGAGACAAATGGTATCGCGAACCCAGCGATTATGAGAGAGATGGCCCGGTTGAGCCTAGATACCGGCGGCATAGTCAAGATAGACGTGAAGGCTTGGACCCCTAGCGTCTACAAGGCGCTCACCGGTGTTGATGCAGCGCAGCGTGTAAGAGAGAATGTGAAGCTAGTCGCAGAGATGTGGCTAGAGGCGGGTAAGCCGGAGCCGCCCTTACTAGTAACGAGTCTCCTCCTAGTACCTGGCTATGTGGACCTTGAGGAGGTGAGGGGTTGGGCAGAGTACCTCGCCTCGATAGACCCCGACATACCCTTCATCCTGCTAGCCTTCCACCCGGATCACTTGTTGCGAGACTTGCCGCCCACGAGTAAGGAGCATGCAGTTAAGGCTGCAAGGATAGCCAAGGAGGCGGGCCTACGTAGAGTATTTATCGGCAACTCATGGCTCCTAGGCGAGTGGTACAACGTAGACTAG